Proteins encoded within one genomic window of Haematobia irritans isolate KBUSLIRL chromosome 5, ASM5000362v1, whole genome shotgun sequence:
- the Had2 gene encoding beta Hydroxy acid dehydrogenase 2 has product MKTEKIGIIGSGLIGRAWSMLFASVGYKVMLYDILPEQLSSAIEYIDLELHRLEEQGLLRGHLSAEEQFKCIKTTTNIKELTTKAIFIQECIPERIEWKKSLYQELDDILEEETIVSSSTSTFMPSLFSDGLKHRHNILVSHPLNPPYYIPLVEIVPAPWTLPKAIEITKQLMLEIKQKPVTLKREVLGFATNRIQYAILNEIWHLVDKDILTVADIDAVMTQGLGLRYAFLGPLETAHLNADGIADYVKRFGSEIHKVSETYDPIPKMEEGETLERIAKQCEEMVPKEKLSERRKERDEFLTKLVTLKKEFEK; this is encoded by the exons atgaaaactgaaaaaattggaatcatAGGAAG TGGTTTGATTGGACGCGCTTGGTCCATGTTATTTGCATCTGTGGGCTATAAGGTTATGCTCTATGACATTCTTCCTGAACAATTATCCTCGGCTATAGAGTACATTGACCTTGAACTGCATCGCCTTGAGGAGCAAGGATTACTGCGAGGCCATCTCAGTGCCGAGGAACAATTCAAATGTATAAAAACCACAACCAACATTAAGGAGTTGACAACGAAAGCCATTTTCATACAGGAGTGTATACCCGAACGCATTGAATGGAAAAAGTCATTGTACCAAGAACTGGATGACATACTCGAGGAAGAAACGATTGTTTCCAGTTCAACGAGCACTTTTATGCCATCATTGTTCAGTGATGGTCTCAAGCATAGACATAAT attttggtTTCACATCCTTTAAATCCTCCCTACTATATACCCTTAGTGGAAATAGTACCAGCCCCATGGACATTGCCAAAGGCCATTGAAATTACCAAACAATTGATGttggaaataaaacaaaaaccggTAACTTTAAAACGTGAAGTCCTGGGTTTTGCCACAAACCGCATCCAATATGCTATacttaatgaaatttggcattTGGTCGATAAGGATATTCTAACCGTTGCTGACATTGATGCTGTAATGACTCAAGGTTTGGGGCTGCGCTATGCTTTTTTGGGACCCCTAGAAACTGCCCATTTAAATGCTGATGGCATTGCTGATTATGTAAAACGTTTTGGCAGTGAAATCCATAAGGTTAGTGAAACTTACGACCCcataccaaaaatggaagaaggtGAAACGTTGGAGCGAATTGCCAAACAATGCGAGGAAATGGTACCGAAAGAGAAACTAAGTGAGAGGAGAAAGGAACGAGAtgaatttttaaccaaattagttactttaaaaaaagaatttgaaaaataa
- the bug gene encoding thioredoxin domain-containing protein bug, with protein sequence MKKNLLFTLFILSLCASTCMAKKHFFFSFYKLFDFLQKDNPNNGTSTNKTVEEMTDELGVSRGRCFYDFITFVGYDDMEICSVDDEYILHLLPSPSATEVPRKPPIMVKCLLDNPLIGNGTNELRVMNSVQEIVDLLKPVGNTTKRYQPGSCVVVFFYTPTCLGCSLLSTPISELPYAFKTIPVAAIDAYKFPSFNTEFGIVALPTVMLFHQGRPVVKYKGQSNCNTFVTRHTGLKPAEVPKNLPTSPLVFSLDSRTDYVLIMAWLFIFTCAGYYFAQSRLCTQIVEMVKRNWRESEELEHNN encoded by the exons atgaagaaaaatttattgtttacgCTGTTTATACTTT CTCTTTGTGCCTCAACATGTATGGCAAAGAAACATTTCTTTTTCtcattttacaaattatttgatttcttgCAAAAAGATAATCCCAACAATGGAACTAGCACCAACAAAACTGTGGAAGAAATGACCGATGAATTGGGTGTTAGTCGTGGACGTTGCTTTTACGATTTCATCACTTTTGTTGGCTATGATGACATGGAAATATGTTCTGTGGATGACGAGTATATTCTACATTTGCTACCCTCACCATCTGCAACAGAAGTCCCACGAAAACCACCCATTATGGTGAAATGTCTTCTGGACAATCCTCTAATAGGAAATGGAACAAATGAATTACGTGTCATGAACTCGGTTCAGGAAATTGTCGACTTACTAAAACCGGTTGGAAATACCACAAAACGCTATCAGCCCGGTAGTTGTGTAGTTGTATTCTTCTACACTCCCACTTGCTTGGGTTGTTCTCTGTTATCCACTCCAATTTCTGAATTACCTTATGCCTTTAAGACTATACCTGTGGCAGCGATAGATGCTTATAAATTTCCAAGTTTTAATACCGAATTTGGTATAGTGGCCTTGCCCACTGTTATGCTGTTCCATCAAGGACGTCCCGTGGTCAAATACAAAGGTCAAAGCAATTGTAATACATTTGTTACAAGACATACAGGTCTTAAACCCGCTGAAGTACCCAAAAATCTACCCACCTCACCCTTGGTATTCTCGTTGGATAGTCGAACCGATTATGTTTTAATTATGGCCTGGTTATTTATATTCACATGTGCCGGTTattattttgcccaatctcgTTTGTGTACACAAATTGTCGAAATGGTTAAAAGAAATTGGAGAGAATCCGAAGAACTGGAGCACAACAATTGA
- the LOC142238960 gene encoding tubulin beta-2 chain, translating into MREIVHIQAGQCGNQIGGKFWEVISDEHCIDATGTYYGDSDLQLERINVYYNEATGAKYVPRAILVDLEPGTMDSVRSGAFGQIFRPDNFVFGQSGAGNNWAKGHYTEGAELVDSVLDVVRKEAEGCDCLQGFQLTHSLGGGTGSGMGTLLISKIREEYPDRIMNTFSVVPSPKVSDTVVEPYNATLSVHQLVENTDETYCIDNEALYDICFRTLKLTTPTYGDLNHLVSATMSGVTTCLRFPGQLNADLRKLAVNMVPFPRLHFFMPGFAPLTSRGSQQYRALTVPELTQQMFDAKNMMAACDPRHGRYLTVAAIFRGRMSMKEVDEQMLNIQNKNSSFFVEWIPNNCKTAVCDIPPRGLKMSATFIGNSTAIQELFKRVSEQFTAMFRRKAFLHWYTGEGMDEMEFTEAESNMNDLVSEYQQYQEATADEEGEFDEDEEGGGDE; encoded by the exons ATGCGTGAAATTGTCCACATTCAGGCTGGTCAGTGCGGTAATCAAATCGGTGGAAAATTTTGGGAAGTTATTTCGGATGAACATTGTATAGATGCTACAGGAACTTATTATGGCGATAGTGATCTGCAGCTGGAACGTATAAATGTATACTACAATGAAGCCACAGGAGCCAAATATGTTCCAAGGGCAATTTTAGTCGATTTAGAGCCTGGCACAATGGATTCTGTGAGATCGGGggcatttggtcaaattttccgACCCGACAATTTTGTATTTGGTCAATCGGGAGCTGGTAATAATTGGGCCAAAGGTCATTACACAGAAGGAGCAGAATTGGTGGATTCGGTTTTGGATGTAGTGCGTAAAGAGGCTGAGGGATGTGATTGTCTTCAG GGCTTCCAGTTAACCCATTCTTTGGGCGGTGGTACCGGGTCTGGCATGGGTACCTTATTAATATCCAAAATTCGTGAAGAATATCCCGATCGCATAATGAATACTTTTTCTGTAGTTCCATCACCCAAAGTCTCTGATACAGTAGTGGAACCTTATAATGCCACCTTGAGTGTCCACCAGCTGGTGGAAAATACCGATGAAACATATTGCATTGACAATGAAGCCCTCTATGATATATGCTTCCGAACTCTGAAATTGACAACACCCACATATGGAGATCTAAATCATTTGGTATCGGCTACTATGTCAGGTGTAACGACATGCTTACGATTTCCAGGTCAATTAAATGCGGATTTACGAAAGCTGGCCGTCAATATGGTACCATTTCCCCGTTTGCATTTCTTTATGCCTGGATTTGCTCCGCTCACCTCCCGTGGTTCTCAACAATATCGAGCCCTCACCGTGCCAGAATTAACCCAACAAATGTTTGATGCAAAAAATATGATGGCTGCCTGTGATCCAAGGCATGGTCGATATTTAACTGTGGCAGCCATATTCCGTGGCCGTATGTCCATGAAGGAGGTGGATGAGCAAATGTTAAATATCCAGAATAAAAATAGCAGTTTCTTTGTCGAATGGATTCCGAATAATTGCAAGACAGCTGTTTGTGATATACCTCCTAGGGGCCTTAAAATGTCGGCGACCTTTATTGGTAATTCCACGGCTATTCAAGAGCTATTCAAACGTGTTTCCGAACAGTTCACGGCAATGTTTCGAAGAAAAGCTTTCCTACATTGGTACACTGGTGAGGGCATGGACGAAATGGAATTCACCGAAGCCGAAAGTAATATGAATGATTTGGTCTCGGAATATCAGCAATATCAAGAGGCCACAGCCGATGAAGAAGGTGAATTTGATGAGGATGAAGAGGGTGGCGGTGATGAATAA